Proteins encoded in a region of the Coregonus clupeaformis isolate EN_2021a unplaced genomic scaffold, ASM2061545v1 scaf0095, whole genome shotgun sequence genome:
- the LOC121557748 gene encoding ADP-ribosylation factor-binding protein GGA1-like, protein MAAPPEEESLESRVNKATNPLNKEADWDSIQGFCEQLNNEPEGPQLATRLLAHKIQSPQEWEAMQALMVLEMCMKNCGKRFHNEVGKFRFLNELIKVVSPKYLGTRAPEPVKKKVLEVMFSWTVGLPDEPKIADAYQMLKKQGIVKQDPVLPDEPLPPPPPRTKSVIFEDEEKSKMLSRLLNSTHPEDLRAANKLIKEMVQEDQKRMEKVSKRVNTIQEVKESVGLLTQLLGEYSKESNSQSNQELIKDLYQSCEKMRPTLFRLASDTEDNDEALADILQANDSLTQVINLYRQLVKGEEVNGDTTAMPTLPGSSTALLDLTGLDTSPTGLPSYPDTPSLQTPSQELGISLLDDELMSLGLNDVTPNSTPTPQSGDWNSFQCSDSVEPVVPAVPTAAVLLPAVTPNPQAPSGGAPAAPSKALDELDLLGKTLLQQALPPGTQHVNWDKLQPQSRPTLRDLQTKSSTNTTSTTTPSPILALPSEQPGSLLDSLPSLGPPAPAPQNDISLANVTVPLESIKPSSLLPVTVFDKHSLRVLFHFARDSPPSRPDVLVVIISMLSSAPIPVTNIRFQSAVPKVMKVKLQPPSGTELPAFNPILPPAAITQVLLLANPHKEMVRLRYKLTFDLGEESHDESGDVEQFPPPDTWGNL, encoded by the exons ATGGCGGCGCCGCCAGAGGAGGAGAGCTTGGAGTCTCGCGTCA ACAAAGCCACCAACCCTCTGAACAAGGAGGCGGACTGGGACAGTATCCAGGGCTTCTGTGAACAGCTCAACAATGAGCCTGAAGG TCCTCAACTGGCTACCAGACTTTTGGCCCACAAGATCCAGTCACCCCAAGAATGGGAGGCCATGCAAGCACTAATG GTCCTAGAGATGTGCATGAAGAACTGTGGGAAGAGGTTCCATAATGAAGTGGGCAAATTCCGCTTCCTCAACGAGCTCATCAAGGTGGTCTCACCCAAG TACCTGGGTACTCGGGCCCCAGAGCCAGTGAAGAAGAAGGTTCTGGAGGTGATGTTTAGTTGGACGGTGGGGCTGCCTGACGAGCCCAAGATAGCGGACGCCTACCAGATGCTGAAGAAACAAG GCATTGTGAAGCAGGACCCGGTACTTCCTGATGAgcccctcccaccccctcctcccagaACTAAGAGCGTCATCTTTGAGGATGAGGAGAAGTCCAAG ATGCTGTCTCGCCTTTTGAATAGCACTCACCCTGAAGATCTAAGAGCAGCCAACAAACTCATTAAGGAAATGGTGCAGGAG GATCAGAAGCGAATGGAGAAGGTGTCTAAGCGTGTGAACACCATCCAGGAGGTGAAGGAGAGTGTGGGCCTGCTGACCCAGCTACTGGGAGAGTATAGCAAGGAGAGCAACTCCCAGAGCAACCAGGAACTCATCAAG GACCTATACCAGAGCTGTGAAAAGATGAGGCCTACTTTGTTCCGATTGGCTAGCGACACAGAGGACAACGACGAGGCCTTGG CTGACATCCTGCAGGCCAACGACAGCCTGACGCAGGTCATCAACCTGTACAGACAGCTGGTGAAGGGAGAAGAGGTGAACGGAGACACCACAGCCATGCCAACACTACCAG GAAGTAGTACAGCCCTCCTAGACCTGACAGGGTTGGACACCTCGCCCACCGGACTGCCCTCCTACCCAGACACCccgtcactacagaccccgtCACAAGAACTGGGTATCAGCCTGCTAGATGATGAGCTCATGTCACTAG GACTCAATGACGTAACGCCCAACTCTACCCCCACTCCTCAGTCAGGAGACTGGAACTCCTTTCAG TGTTCTGACAGTGTAGAGCCAGTCGTCCCAGCGGTGCCTACTGCAGCAGTGTTACTACCGGCCGTGACCCCTAACCCCCAGGCTCCGTCAGGGGGGGCCCCCGCCGCTCCCTCTAAAGCCCTGGATGAGTTAGACCTGCTGGGCAAGACCCTTCTGCAGCAGGCCCTACCCCCGGGGACCCAGCACGTCAATTG ggATAAGCTGCAGCCTCAGTCCAGACCCACCCTGCGAGACCTCCAGACCAAGTCCAGTACCAACACTACTAGCAccaccacccccagccctatCCTGGCCTTGCCCTCGGAGCAGCCTGGGTCTCTCCTAGACTCCCTGCCCAGCCTTGGGCCTCCTGCCCCAGCCCCCCAGAATGATATCTCCCTAGCTAACGTGACTGTGCCTCTGGAATCAATCAAGCCCA gcAGCTTGTTACCAGTGACTGTATTTGACAAGCACAGTTTGCGGGTGCTGTTCCACTTTGCCCGTGACTCTCCTCCCTCTCGGCCTGACGTGCTGGTAGTGATCATCTCCATGTTGTCCTCCGCCCCCATACCAGTCACCAACATCCGCTTCCAGTCTGCAGTACCCAAG GTGATGAAGGTGAAGCTACAGCCTCCTTCAGGCACTGAGCTTCCAGCCTTCAACCCCATCCTACCCCCCGCCGCCATTACACAGGTCCTACTGCTGGCCAATCCTCACAag GAGATGGTCCGGTTGCGATACAAGCTCACATTCGACCTGGGAGAAGAATCACACGACGAATCCGGCGATGTAGAACAGTTCCCCCCTCCAGACACCTGGGGGAACCTTTAG
- the micall1a gene encoding MICAL-like protein 1 isoform X1 yields the protein MFPNMGSLKALQEWCRIQCESYNDVDIKNMSSSFRDGLAFCAIIHRYRPDLIDFDSLSKENVYENNRLAFEVAEAELGIPALLDPEDMVSMKVPDRLSIITYVSQYYNFFTNKSHANPPCMKRSSGTGHIEPAQKRPVAPLEDKVVEPELSLPGQTGTDGGVQAGVKRSTLSSICAACQRHVHLVQRFLVDGKLYHRNCFRCRECSSTLLPGSYKLGNEVGSLVCTHHFARSALANQNGRPDLSKRPTTVPSVRIGRPMLPQTSPPSGRDQGAKTPPQETPPKETPPQETPPKETPPRETPPKETPPRETPPKETPPRETPPKETPPQETPPKETPPQETPPKETPPQEGITNDDYPPTPTNDSDSTPCPTSTTKTDSLKTEKEKAREDGAGEKEVKPPPSIPPNPFDDIEEEQDEGKGEETQTPAKDTANGVIPPTPVSHLGLGDSKPVPVPRRLSQPSPPPRPAPRVRPPRVDNLAVNGDHGEHRRSLPPAPRPRERSHSPGSSSLSSDAPKPPNPPWLVLVQSQEPKKKPAPPPPPGVATPPNTGSLSSLKGEGCRPATPPAPANPFDEEVEEEEAGSGEGSVGSLVSPTVVVSHPWYSITQAADAAADPDTPPSGGISSRSASPSGSRCKKRPAPPKPVPRPQNSNSALPHSQPSSSSPSPAISIESLSSASDHSSSHPSSLGGGATGDQDNPFTKSVSEPSICGPCGGSTPSPSTSANRLSPSPSPPPQPANPSSAPATPQSNRSARPPPPRPPTTPSPLAASSAIPVPPPKRICKENPFNRKASPSPVSSPKTRPPRGPRPARPPAPGHGFPLIKRKVQSDQYIPVEDIHGEMGELEKQLDELEQRGVALERKLRDNPNDEEEETLLVDWFTLIHEKHLLVRREAELVYTDKQQNLEERQADVEYELRCLLNKPEKDWNEEDKGREQELMTELVTVIEQRNQIINNMDQDRQREEEEDKLVATMLKKKDFQKEPAAEGEQQQKKKKEKKFKPMKVLKRLSVNQGKGGSPRKEIPEKDKS from the exons ATGTTTCCAAACATGGGGTCGTTAAAAGCGCTTCAAGAATGGTGTCGGATACAATGCGAGAGTTACAACGATGTAGACATCAAGAACATGTCATCGTCTTTCCGGGATGGTTTGGCATTCTGTGCCATAATCCACCGATATAGACCGGATTTGAT AGACTTTGACTCCCTCTCCAAAGAGAATGTCTACGAGAACAACCGTCTG gCGTTTGAGGTGGCGGAGGCGGAGCTGGGTATCCCTGCTCTGCTGGACCCAGAGGACATGGTGTCAATGAAAGTGCCTGACAGACTGAGCATCATCACCTACGTCTCCCAGTACTACAACTTCTTCACCAACAAGTCCCATG CCAACCCCCCCTGCATGAAGAGGTCCAGTGGTACAGGCCACATTGAGCCGGCCCAGAAGAGACCGGTGGCCCCTCTGGAAGACAAAGTGGTTGAGCCTGAG CTGAGCCTACCTGGTCAGACGGGTACGGACGGAGGGGTACAGGCGGGGGTGAAGCGTAGCACCCTCAGCAGCATCTGCGCTGCCTGCCAGAGGCACGTCCACTTGGTGCAGAGGTTCCTGGTCGACGGCAAGCTCTACCACCGCAACTGTTTCAG gtgTAGGGAGTGTAGCAGCACTCTGCTGCCTGGGTCCTACAAGCTAGGAAACGAGGTCGGCTCCCTGGTCTGCACGCATCACTTTGCCAGGTCTGCCTTAGCCAATCAGAATGGCCGACCGGACCTAAGCAAGCGACCGACAACGGTTCCGTCTGTCAGGATTGGTCGACCCATGCTGCCTCAAACTTCTCCTCCTTCTGGGAGGGACCAGGGGGCAAAGACTCCGCCCCAAGAGACTCCGCCAAAAGAGACTCCACCCCAAGAGACTCCACCCAAAGAGACTCCACCCCGAGAGACTCCACCAAAAGAGACTCCACCCCGAGAGACTCCACCAAAAGAGACTCCGCCCCGAGAAACTCCACCAAAAGAGACTCCGCCCCAAGAGACTCCACCAAAAGAGACTCCGCCCCAAGAGACTCCACCAAAAGAGACTCCGCCCCAAGAGGGCATCACCAATGATGATTACCCCCCCACACCAACCAATGACTCTGACTCTACACCCTGTCCTACCTCAACGACAAAAACAGACTCTTTGAAAACAGAAAAAGAGAAAGCGAGGGAAGACGGCGCAGGAGAAAAAGAGGTGAAACCTCCACCCTCCATTCCTCCCAACCCTTTCGATGACATCGAGGAGGAGCAAGAcgagggaaagggggaggagacTCAGACACCAGCCAAAGACACAGCCAATGGGGTTATCCCTCCTACACCTGTCAGTCATCTAGGACTAGGGGACAGTAAGCCAGTCCCCGTCCCTCGCCGCTTGTCACAGCCCTCCCCTCCGCCTCGTCCCGCCCCCAGGGTCCGCCCACCCCGCGTTGACAACCTCGCGGTCAATG GTGATCATGGTGAACACAGGAGATCTCTTCCTCCAGCTCCCAGACCTCGAGAAAGATCCCACTCCCCTGGAAG CTCCAGTCTCTCCAGCGACGCCCCCAAACCCCCTAACCCGCCCTGGCTGGTCCTCGTCCAATCCCAAGAACCCAAGAAGAAaccagcccctccccctccccctggagtGGCTACGCCCCCAAACACTGGTTCGTTATCTTCTCTAAAAGGGGAGGGCTGCAGACCAGCCACGCCCCCTGCACCCGCCAACCCCTTCGATGAGgaagtagaggaagaggaggcggGGTCAGGGGAGGGGTCAGTAGGAAGTTTGGTTTCGCCCACTGTGGTGGTGAGTCATCCGTGGTACAGCATCACCCAGGCTGCAGACGCTGCAGCTGATCCAGACACGCCCCCCAGTGGGGGTATTTCCTCCCGCTCTGCAAGCCCCAGTGGCTCCAGGTGCAAGAAACGTCCAGCGCCCCCAAAGCCTGTTCCAAGGCCCCAAAACTCTAACTCAG CCCTTCCTCACTCCcagccctcctcttcctctccctccccagctATTAGCATAGAAAGCCTATCCTCTGCCTCCGACCATAGCTCCTCCCACCCATCTTCCCTAGGGGGCGGAGCCACAGGCGATCAGGACAACCCCTTCACCAAGAGTGTATCAGAGCCCTCCATCTGCGGGCCCTGTGGTGGCTCCACCCCTTCCCCCTCTACCTCAGCCAATCGCCTCTCTCCgagcccctcccctcctccccagccaGCCAATCCTAGCTCGGCTCCAGCCACTCCGCAGAGCAATCGGAGCGCCAGACCCCCTCCCCCGAGACCCCCGACGACACCCAGCCCCCTGGCAGCGTCAAGTGCTATCCCAGTTCCACCCCCCAAG cGGATTTGTAAGGAAAACCCTTTCAACAGGAAAGCCTCTCCCTCCCCCGTTTCCTCCCCTAAAACCAGACCCCCTAGAGGCCCTCGCCCCGCCCGGCCCCCCGCACCTGGACACGGCTTCCCCCTCATCAAACGCAAG GTGCAGTCAGACCAGTACATCCCAGTAGAGGACATCCATGGAGAGATGGGAGAGCTGGAGAAACAGCTGGATGAGCTGGAGCAGAGAGGAGTGGCTCTGGAGAGAAAACTAAGAGACAACCCCAACG atgaggaggaggagacttTGCTGGTGGACTGGTTCACTCTGATCCATGAGAAACACCTGCTGGTGCGCCGCGAGGCTGAGCTGGTCTACAC GGACAAGCAGCAGAACTTGGAGGAGAGGCAGGCTGATGTAGAGTATGAGCTGAGATGTCTTCTTAACAAGCCGG AGAAAGACTGGAATGAGGAGGACAAGGGCAGGGAGCAGGAGCTGATGACAGAGCTGGTCACAGTCATCGAACAGCGGAACCAAATCATCAACAACATGGATCAGGACAGGCAGAG ggaagaggaagaggataagCTGGTGGCGACCATGTTGAAGAAAAAAG acTTCCAGAAGGAGCCAGCAGCAGAGGGCGAGCAgcaacagaagaagaagaaagagaagaagtTTAAACCCATGAAGGTTCTGAAGAGGTTGAGTGTGAACCAAGGCAAAGGCGGGAGCCCACGCAAGGAGATACCAGAGAAGGACAAGAGCTGA
- the micall1a gene encoding MICAL-like protein 1 isoform X2, which produces MFPNMGSLKALQEWCRIQCESYNDVDIKNMSSSFRDGLAFCAIIHRYRPDLIDFDSLSKENVYENNRLAFEVAEAELGIPALLDPEDMVSMKVPDRLSIITYVSQYYNFFTNKSHANPPCMKRSSGTGHIEPAQKRPVAPLEDKVVEPELSLPGQTGTDGGVQAGVKRSTLSSICAACQRHVHLVQRFLVDGKLYHRNCFRCRECSSTLLPGSYKLGNEVGSLVCTHHFARSALANQNGRPDLSKRPTTVPSVRIGRPMLPQTSPPSGRDQGAKTPPQETPPKETPPQETPPKETPPRETPPKETPPRETPPKETPPRETPPKETPPQETPPKETPPQETPPKETPPQEGITNDDYPPTPTNDSDSTPCPTSTTKTDSLKTEKEKAREDGAGEKEVKPPPSIPPNPFDDIEEEQDEGKGEETQTPAKDTANGVIPPTPVSHLGLGDSKPVPVPRRLSQPSPPPRPAPRVRPPRVDNLAVNGDHGEHRRSLPPAPRPRERSHSPGSSSLSSDAPKPPNPPWLVLVQSQEPKKKPAPPPPPGVATPPNTGSLSSLKGEGCRPATPPAPANPFDEEVEEEEAGSGEGSVGSLVSPTVVVSHPWYSITQAADAAADPDTPPSGGISSRSASPSGSRCKKRPAPPKPVPRPQNSNSAISIESLSSASDHSSSHPSSLGGGATGDQDNPFTKSVSEPSICGPCGGSTPSPSTSANRLSPSPSPPPQPANPSSAPATPQSNRSARPPPPRPPTTPSPLAASSAIPVPPPKRICKENPFNRKASPSPVSSPKTRPPRGPRPARPPAPGHGFPLIKRKVQSDQYIPVEDIHGEMGELEKQLDELEQRGVALERKLRDNPNDEEEETLLVDWFTLIHEKHLLVRREAELVYTDKQQNLEERQADVEYELRCLLNKPEKDWNEEDKGREQELMTELVTVIEQRNQIINNMDQDRQREEEEDKLVATMLKKKDFQKEPAAEGEQQQKKKKEKKFKPMKVLKRLSVNQGKGGSPRKEIPEKDKS; this is translated from the exons ATGTTTCCAAACATGGGGTCGTTAAAAGCGCTTCAAGAATGGTGTCGGATACAATGCGAGAGTTACAACGATGTAGACATCAAGAACATGTCATCGTCTTTCCGGGATGGTTTGGCATTCTGTGCCATAATCCACCGATATAGACCGGATTTGAT AGACTTTGACTCCCTCTCCAAAGAGAATGTCTACGAGAACAACCGTCTG gCGTTTGAGGTGGCGGAGGCGGAGCTGGGTATCCCTGCTCTGCTGGACCCAGAGGACATGGTGTCAATGAAAGTGCCTGACAGACTGAGCATCATCACCTACGTCTCCCAGTACTACAACTTCTTCACCAACAAGTCCCATG CCAACCCCCCCTGCATGAAGAGGTCCAGTGGTACAGGCCACATTGAGCCGGCCCAGAAGAGACCGGTGGCCCCTCTGGAAGACAAAGTGGTTGAGCCTGAG CTGAGCCTACCTGGTCAGACGGGTACGGACGGAGGGGTACAGGCGGGGGTGAAGCGTAGCACCCTCAGCAGCATCTGCGCTGCCTGCCAGAGGCACGTCCACTTGGTGCAGAGGTTCCTGGTCGACGGCAAGCTCTACCACCGCAACTGTTTCAG gtgTAGGGAGTGTAGCAGCACTCTGCTGCCTGGGTCCTACAAGCTAGGAAACGAGGTCGGCTCCCTGGTCTGCACGCATCACTTTGCCAGGTCTGCCTTAGCCAATCAGAATGGCCGACCGGACCTAAGCAAGCGACCGACAACGGTTCCGTCTGTCAGGATTGGTCGACCCATGCTGCCTCAAACTTCTCCTCCTTCTGGGAGGGACCAGGGGGCAAAGACTCCGCCCCAAGAGACTCCGCCAAAAGAGACTCCACCCCAAGAGACTCCACCCAAAGAGACTCCACCCCGAGAGACTCCACCAAAAGAGACTCCACCCCGAGAGACTCCACCAAAAGAGACTCCGCCCCGAGAAACTCCACCAAAAGAGACTCCGCCCCAAGAGACTCCACCAAAAGAGACTCCGCCCCAAGAGACTCCACCAAAAGAGACTCCGCCCCAAGAGGGCATCACCAATGATGATTACCCCCCCACACCAACCAATGACTCTGACTCTACACCCTGTCCTACCTCAACGACAAAAACAGACTCTTTGAAAACAGAAAAAGAGAAAGCGAGGGAAGACGGCGCAGGAGAAAAAGAGGTGAAACCTCCACCCTCCATTCCTCCCAACCCTTTCGATGACATCGAGGAGGAGCAAGAcgagggaaagggggaggagacTCAGACACCAGCCAAAGACACAGCCAATGGGGTTATCCCTCCTACACCTGTCAGTCATCTAGGACTAGGGGACAGTAAGCCAGTCCCCGTCCCTCGCCGCTTGTCACAGCCCTCCCCTCCGCCTCGTCCCGCCCCCAGGGTCCGCCCACCCCGCGTTGACAACCTCGCGGTCAATG GTGATCATGGTGAACACAGGAGATCTCTTCCTCCAGCTCCCAGACCTCGAGAAAGATCCCACTCCCCTGGAAG CTCCAGTCTCTCCAGCGACGCCCCCAAACCCCCTAACCCGCCCTGGCTGGTCCTCGTCCAATCCCAAGAACCCAAGAAGAAaccagcccctccccctccccctggagtGGCTACGCCCCCAAACACTGGTTCGTTATCTTCTCTAAAAGGGGAGGGCTGCAGACCAGCCACGCCCCCTGCACCCGCCAACCCCTTCGATGAGgaagtagaggaagaggaggcggGGTCAGGGGAGGGGTCAGTAGGAAGTTTGGTTTCGCCCACTGTGGTGGTGAGTCATCCGTGGTACAGCATCACCCAGGCTGCAGACGCTGCAGCTGATCCAGACACGCCCCCCAGTGGGGGTATTTCCTCCCGCTCTGCAAGCCCCAGTGGCTCCAGGTGCAAGAAACGTCCAGCGCCCCCAAAGCCTGTTCCAAGGCCCCAAAACTCTAACTCAG ctATTAGCATAGAAAGCCTATCCTCTGCCTCCGACCATAGCTCCTCCCACCCATCTTCCCTAGGGGGCGGAGCCACAGGCGATCAGGACAACCCCTTCACCAAGAGTGTATCAGAGCCCTCCATCTGCGGGCCCTGTGGTGGCTCCACCCCTTCCCCCTCTACCTCAGCCAATCGCCTCTCTCCgagcccctcccctcctccccagccaGCCAATCCTAGCTCGGCTCCAGCCACTCCGCAGAGCAATCGGAGCGCCAGACCCCCTCCCCCGAGACCCCCGACGACACCCAGCCCCCTGGCAGCGTCAAGTGCTATCCCAGTTCCACCCCCCAAG cGGATTTGTAAGGAAAACCCTTTCAACAGGAAAGCCTCTCCCTCCCCCGTTTCCTCCCCTAAAACCAGACCCCCTAGAGGCCCTCGCCCCGCCCGGCCCCCCGCACCTGGACACGGCTTCCCCCTCATCAAACGCAAG GTGCAGTCAGACCAGTACATCCCAGTAGAGGACATCCATGGAGAGATGGGAGAGCTGGAGAAACAGCTGGATGAGCTGGAGCAGAGAGGAGTGGCTCTGGAGAGAAAACTAAGAGACAACCCCAACG atgaggaggaggagacttTGCTGGTGGACTGGTTCACTCTGATCCATGAGAAACACCTGCTGGTGCGCCGCGAGGCTGAGCTGGTCTACAC GGACAAGCAGCAGAACTTGGAGGAGAGGCAGGCTGATGTAGAGTATGAGCTGAGATGTCTTCTTAACAAGCCGG AGAAAGACTGGAATGAGGAGGACAAGGGCAGGGAGCAGGAGCTGATGACAGAGCTGGTCACAGTCATCGAACAGCGGAACCAAATCATCAACAACATGGATCAGGACAGGCAGAG ggaagaggaagaggataagCTGGTGGCGACCATGTTGAAGAAAAAAG acTTCCAGAAGGAGCCAGCAGCAGAGGGCGAGCAgcaacagaagaagaagaaagagaagaagtTTAAACCCATGAAGGTTCTGAAGAGGTTGAGTGTGAACCAAGGCAAAGGCGGGAGCCCACGCAAGGAGATACCAGAGAAGGACAAGAGCTGA